The genomic interval GTAGGTATGATCTCCTGTTGTCTGATTATGTCCgtttctctcccacacacacacacacacacacacacacacacacacacacacacacacacacacacacacacacacacacacacacacacacacacacacacacacacacacacacacacacacacacacacacacacacacacacacacacacacacacacacacacacacacacacacacacacacactctctctggaGATGCAGAAAACGGAACTGGTTTTGGTTAGCAGGCCTGCTCCCCCTTATGGACTCTTCAAGTTGCATTGTAGGATCAATCTGTTTCTGCTCATCTGCAGTTCTACTGTGTTCCGGTTTGAAACGGTATTATTCAACTCTTGTCTGAATTTGGATAACGAACCCCATGCAGTTTCCTTGTTTGGGCTATGTTCCATCAAATTGTTAGTGTGACTATCACCCTGCATGGCCCAACAATGAGATAACCAATTACTTTATTAATTAATTGAAATCATTTGAACTGATTAAAGGATGATTTCAGTCAGTGAACATGTCACCATGGGCCATGATTAATTTTCATCCTTGTTGTTATTCAACAATATTTATCCTGCATTGATTGAGGTTTAGATAACAAATATTTAATTTGCATATCAAGCAGATCTGTTAAATCTTTACAGTCAGGTATTAAGCAATATTTTGGGATAAAAATTGTAATAAACTACCAGAATACATTTGGAAAgctaaatataaaacattaaaaatCTGATTGTGGCCTTGCCAGACCTTGCCCCAAAAAACAGTAAGAACTGGTGAATGATCAACACATGACAATTCCATTTCATATTTTGAGGGATTTTATTTTACCAAAATAAATGTTAATGATAAGACAAATGAAATTAGAATGTACAGATTATTCATGCAAATACATCTACACGTATGTACACAAAACATAACTCTGTAAAGAGTCTTCGGTCTTACAAGAAGCCAAACAACATAtaggcctgcccagcattttccATAGTAAGCGTGTAGGCTCCCACATAAAAAAATAAGCCTGTTCCAATCTCTGGAGTTTGGCATTTTAAAGTGCAAAagatgtaaacatgtgtttttggTCATTTAAAACTGTAAATGCTTCGTTAAAGAATATCGTGAGCAGTATATCTGGGAATATACAGTCCATTCCTTGATGCCCATTCTGACCAGAATTTGCCCATTTCTGTGCTCCTGGGATGACAAGGATTGTCCTGGTGGGGCTTTTTCACCGTTTCCGAGGTCGCGGTTTCTGCCAAAGACCATATTTTGGGCTTTTGACACTCAGCGTTGTCCTTACATCCTAGACGAGATGGGGATGATGTGCGTTTGGTGTAACTCTTTTCGACATAATTTTCCCCGTGAGCACGCGTGCTGTCTCTATGGTCATCGCTTGATTGTTTCTCCAGGCGTGCATCCACCAACTCTGGCGTTGAGTTGTCCACTCTATGTCCAATATCCTCCACCGTGTCATCGACGGTTTGAAGATCTATTTCGTCTTCATCAACCAAAGCGCTTTTCTGCAGAGTGACATCACTCTTCTCCTCGTCGCTTTCGCCCTCATCCTCGTCAGATTTCCCCTTGAACGCCCAGCTCACCCTATTCTCCTTCTTCAGCCGTCGCCTGGCGTTGGCAAACCAAGTTGACACCTGCGTGAGGCTCATTTTGGTTACGATGGCAAGCATGATCTTCTCGCCCTTTGTAGGATATGGGTTCTTGAGATGCTCGTTCAACCAGGCCTTGAGCGCgctggtgctttcccgggtagcCACCTTGGCGACTCTGCTTGGGTCATCAGTTGCGCCTGGTCGGTATTGCGGGTAGAACGGCCCTCCTCGGCCGAGAAGCGCTTCATAATACGGTGAGACAGTCTTCAGGTCAAAGGAGTTGTTCTGAAAACACAAGGGAGAGTTGCAACGTTTAAACTTCTGCATAACCGACCATTACTGATTTGTCAAGTGCGTAATTACGCATTTCATTTTATTGGCGAGAAAGGCAAGCAATCAAGCACAGTTATACGTTGTATCTGttgtattcagattacaaaatGTAATGAATGATCTATTAGAAGCATAGGCTATTCTCAAGTAACTTACCATGTGCGCAATGTGTCCGTAGTGTGGATAGGGGATAAAGTTGTATCCCTGTAGTCCTGAATATGTCAAAGGGACCCCAGTCATCGCAGCAAGATGAGGGGCTTGTTGCTGTCGTACCCTGGGTTGACATCCCAAACCCGGTATCTGATATCCAGGGAGCATGTTGATGTTTCTTTCAAAGTAGAAGTTGCCAAATCCAATTTGTGACGCAGGCATCCTTACGTCCTGACTATCAGATTTTGAATGACAGTATGTGCGCCCTCGCGAACTTTTAATATACCCTGTGCAGTCATGGGCGTTCCTTAGCCGCGGCGACTGACGGGTTGAAAAGACTCGTTTTCACTCGGACCAAATCCCATCAAAGGAGAACTCCGCTGTTCCTTTTAACAGTTTCTTAAAGGCGCTAAATAGCCTACGTGATACTTATCTCGAACCAAGCATTTCTATGGTGAGAGACGAATAATTAAACCTAATTTGAAATTCACAATTTTATTCTGATGCGTAGGATATAGAGATCTAGCTAACTTATTTCTAATAATTGACTTACTATTTTTTTGTCACAACATGATCGGGAACCTTAATAATGGAACAATTCCAAACTATTAATTTATGGGTCACCTGAAATTAGACAAAATTCCACCTTTTATTTAACGCCCAACAAATCGTAATCATTTCACCTTTACTTAccccaacatttaaaaaaatccaaCAAAATGAAGTGTTTTACAGGAAAAGAATAAACACATTTTCCAAAAAAGAATGAAACTCTTTTAAACTCAAACCCAAGTGTCCCATCAAATttgataataaaataaataaatacaattacttGAATAAGATTAACACCAGGCAGACCTATCTTGGCAGACCTGTAGCCTATCTTGTCTGACGATCAGACCTCTGTTGGAAATTGACTTATGAACATATAGCTGTGAATTTAATTAGCCAACTGAATCAGTCTAATGATGTTAACAGATTTTCAGGTTTCTTTCCATGACCATTGACTGAAACTGTAATGCCTTTAATATATTGTTATTTGGATTTGTCTGAGGTTTCATCTAATATTTGTAACTTGAATTAAGCTATGGATTTTTGTAGCATATACTAAATGTCCCTCAACATCTGAAACGAAAAAAATGTAGGCGTTATGCAGATATTCCACAAGTCTATCTTAAACTAGTAAATTAATATCAAATCGGAAAACATCTCACATATTTAGTTAGATACCAATTTACTTGATTTACTATTCCTAATTAACAAATGTAGGCTTAATCTTTGGGTGCCAATTGGTCAATGGGTTTACCTGCCTCagaacttttttattttatttattgtgaTTGAACCATAACAGACTTCCCTTTGCATGTCGGAGAGTTTTGTTGTGGCTTCAGCATGTCGTTTCAACGGGCCTAATTAAAAGTGGTTAAGTGAAACAGGTGTTGACTAATGTATATGATAATTATGAGATAACAAATGGTGATGTGGGAAGGTCGAATGGTTGTTAAAGATACGAGAAGATACAAGAAGATACGAGAGGAAGGGTTCTTATTCCACTCTGCCCTTTCATGTTCTCCAAAAGGACATCAGTTAAAGGATACGTTTTTACAGAATTTGTGCGCACTGTAGGTATTTCTGGTTCATTTCTAAAAGGGTGAATTGTTAAATATAAGTATCAACATGTCAGAGAATAACATTTAGCCATGTTTGCATAAAGGTGTACAAAAAAAGaagttataaatatatatatatatatatacatataacaaCGCATAGCTTACATATCGTATTATCTAtttatttgttttaaaaaatcatgttattgAAGTAAGATACATTTATAACAGAAGACTAGCATCTGCTATTCATCTGTTATTAGCAGAATTCATGAAGTAAATCATCTTGATTTAAATGTTCACATTATGCTGAACATTGAGGTTATTCAAAAGGCCTATTCCACAGATGGTTtgtttttctgtctgtgtgtgtgtgtgtgtgtgtgtgtgtgtgtgtgtgtgtgtgtgtgtgtgtgtgtgtgtgtgtgtgtgtgtgtgtgtgtgtgtgtgtgtgtgtgtgtgtgtgtgtgtggcattagGTAGATGGAAAGGGATAAACAATGGGAAGAAatacaggggagagggggtatTTGCGTGAGGTCCCTCAGGCCTAGAGCAAATTTGTTCAACTGGTACAATGAGTTGACTGGAGAGCAATGAGTCAAAGGCTTAAATAATGCCATCAGTATGTCTTAAAACACAAACAGCTCAGGGCAATTGCTTTTGTCTGACTTGTAGACTGTCCTTTCAATTCTTTTCCTCTTTCGCATGTCGGCGACAATGCAGGTGTTGGTCTTGTTCTGACAGGTTGCATATGTACTGTTTGCTCTCAGGATGTCCCTCGTTTGCCCAGAAGAGTGGCCAAATGGAGGAGGACTGTCCTCAGTTCCCTGTGAGATTCAGTATACAAGATAAAAATTAATGATAGTC from Oncorhynchus tshawytscha isolate Ot180627B linkage group LG22, Otsh_v2.0, whole genome shotgun sequence carries:
- the LOC112221408 gene encoding iroquois-class homeodomain protein IRX-1-like, which codes for MPASQIGFGNFYFERNINMLPGYQIPGLGCQPRVRQQQAPHLAAMTGVPLTYSGLQGYNFIPYPHYGHIAHMNNSFDLKTVSPYYEALLGRGGPFYPQYRPGATDDPSRVAKVATRESTSALKAWLNEHLKNPYPTKGEKIMLAIVTKMSLTQVSTWFANARRRLKKENRVSWAFKGKSDEDEGESDEEKSDVTLQKSALVDEDEIDLQTVDDTVEDIGHRVDNSTPELVDARLEKQSSDDHRDSTRAHGENYVEKSYTKRTSSPSRLGCKDNAECQKPKIWSLAETATSETVKKPHQDNPCHPRSTEMGKFWSEWASRNGLYIPRYTAHDIL